A stretch of Pseudomonas sp. 7SR1 DNA encodes these proteins:
- a CDS encoding amino acid aminotransferase, with amino-acid sequence MSLFSAVELAPRDPILGLNEAFNADTRTNKVNLGVGVYCNEEGRIPLLRAVVEAETIRVAQHVSRGYLPIDGIAAYDQAVQTLLFGKDSPLIASGRVITTQAVGGTGALKIGADFLKQLLPDAVVAISDPSWENHRALFETAGFPVQNYRYYDAATHDVNRSGLLEDLNALPDRSIIVLHACCHNPTGVDLSPEDWKNVLAVVKAKNHVPFLDMAYQGFGDGIDEDAAAVRLFAESGLTFFASSSFSKSFSLYGERVGALSIVSESKEESARVLSQVKRVIRTNYSNPPTHGASIVAAVLNSPELRAQWEAELAEMRLRIRGMRNQMVDMLAKAAPHRDFSFVARQRGMFSYSGLTVEQVARLRNEFGIYALDTGRICVAALNQNNIDAVTKAIVQVI; translated from the coding sequence ATGAGCCTGTTTTCCGCTGTCGAATTGGCACCCCGCGACCCCATCCTGGGCCTCAACGAAGCATTCAACGCCGACACCCGTACCAACAAGGTCAACCTGGGCGTAGGCGTGTACTGCAATGAAGAGGGGCGTATTCCACTCCTGCGCGCCGTGGTCGAAGCCGAGACGATTCGCGTGGCCCAGCACGTTTCCCGTGGCTACCTGCCGATCGACGGTATTGCCGCTTATGACCAGGCGGTGCAGACCTTGCTGTTCGGCAAGGACTCGCCCCTGATCGCCTCCGGTCGCGTCATCACCACCCAGGCTGTGGGCGGCACCGGCGCGCTGAAGATCGGGGCCGACTTCCTCAAGCAACTGCTGCCCGACGCCGTCGTGGCCATCAGCGACCCAAGCTGGGAAAACCACCGCGCCCTGTTCGAGACCGCCGGTTTCCCGGTGCAGAACTACCGCTACTATGACGCCGCCACCCACGACGTGAACCGCTCGGGCCTGCTGGAAGACCTCAACGCCCTGCCCGACCGTTCGATCATTGTGCTGCACGCTTGCTGCCACAACCCGACCGGCGTGGACTTGAGCCCCGAAGACTGGAAAAACGTGCTGGCCGTGGTCAAGGCCAAGAATCACGTTCCGTTCCTGGACATGGCGTACCAGGGCTTCGGCGACGGTATCGACGAAGACGCGGCGGCCGTGCGCCTGTTCGCCGAATCGGGCCTGACCTTCTTCGCGTCCAGCTCGTTCTCCAAGTCGTTCTCCCTGTACGGCGAACGTGTTGGCGCACTGTCGATCGTCAGCGAATCGAAAGAAGAAAGTGCCCGGGTGCTGTCCCAGGTCAAGCGCGTGATCCGCACCAACTACTCCAACCCGCCGACCCACGGTGCCAGCATCGTGGCCGCCGTCCTCAACAGCCCCGAGCTGCGTGCCCAGTGGGAAGCGGAACTGGCTGAAATGCGCCTGCGGATCCGCGGCATGCGCAATCAGATGGTGGACATGCTGGCCAAGGCAGCGCCGCACCGCGACTTCAGCTTCGTCGCACGCCAGCGCGGTATGTTCTCCTACTCCGGCCTGACCGTTGAACAAGTGGCGCGCCTGCGCAACGAGTTCGGTATCTACGCCCTGGACACCGGTCGCATCTGCGTGGCCGCGTTGAACCAGAACAACATCGATGCGGTGACCAAGGCGATCGTGCAGGTCATATGA
- a CDS encoding methyl-accepting chemotaxis protein — protein sequence MRLSLKAKVLSLAILPVLLSAVIISLTTAFILKEQAANEVRQTRERLLAEAKATLQNYVAVGLTAIKPLYDAAAPGDNAARAQAIKLLSNVSYGKDGYFFGYDSETVRLFKANSPDGVGKSFKDNRDPNGVYVNRDLVKVAKDGTHYLEYSSPLPNSNELVPKLGYTEYLPKWDMAVGSSVNLDGIEGQVALVEAKVHDRVQGVILSIVGIAAVVLLVIAVVGLLLANTILRPLHLMKDNLDDIAAGEGDLTRRLPITSQDELGQLAGSFNRFVDKIHGLVRQITDMTSQLTGLVTQVSEQAQRSEQAMERQRHETDQVATAINQMSSAAQEVARSAQGAAVAAQQTDEEGQSAKRVVAGSIQQIHALVSDIRSSGLSLDSLQQDVASIVSVLGVIRSIAEQTNLLALNAAIEAARAGEAGRGFAVVADEVRALASRTQQSTQEIQGMIDRLQSGTHAAVEAMRRSSEAGDGTSVQANEAGASLDAMAQLIGTINSMNAQIASAAEEQTAVAEEINRSVHQIAVAVDSVADETQRGAQTSRSLNDLGQRLGKLVGQFRI from the coding sequence ATGCGCCTGAGCCTGAAGGCTAAAGTCCTGTCCCTGGCAATACTCCCGGTATTGCTGTCCGCTGTGATCATCAGCCTGACCACGGCATTCATCCTGAAGGAACAGGCCGCCAACGAGGTCCGACAGACCCGTGAACGCCTGCTCGCCGAGGCCAAGGCCACGCTGCAGAATTACGTGGCGGTGGGCCTGACCGCCATCAAGCCGCTGTACGATGCCGCCGCGCCCGGCGATAACGCCGCGCGGGCCCAGGCGATCAAGCTGCTGTCGAACGTCAGCTACGGCAAGGACGGCTATTTCTTCGGCTACGACTCCGAAACCGTGCGCCTGTTCAAGGCCAACAGCCCCGATGGCGTGGGCAAGAGCTTCAAGGACAACCGTGACCCGAACGGTGTCTACGTCAACCGTGACCTGGTGAAAGTGGCCAAGGACGGGACGCATTACCTCGAATACAGCTCGCCGCTGCCCAACAGCAACGAACTGGTACCCAAGCTCGGCTACACCGAATACCTGCCCAAGTGGGACATGGCGGTCGGCAGCTCGGTCAACCTGGACGGCATCGAAGGCCAGGTGGCGCTGGTGGAAGCCAAGGTCCACGATCGTGTACAGGGCGTGATATTGAGCATCGTCGGCATCGCCGCCGTCGTGTTGCTGGTGATCGCCGTGGTGGGGTTGCTGCTGGCCAATACCATCCTGCGGCCGCTGCATCTGATGAAGGACAACCTCGACGACATCGCGGCCGGCGAGGGCGACCTGACCCGGCGCCTGCCCATCACCAGCCAGGACGAGCTGGGCCAACTGGCCGGTTCGTTCAACCGCTTCGTCGACAAGATCCATGGCCTGGTGCGCCAGATCACCGACATGACCTCGCAACTGACCGGCCTGGTGACCCAGGTGTCCGAGCAGGCCCAGCGTTCCGAACAGGCCATGGAACGCCAGCGCCACGAAACCGACCAGGTCGCCACGGCGATCAACCAGATGTCTTCGGCCGCCCAGGAAGTGGCTCGCAGCGCCCAGGGGGCCGCCGTCGCGGCCCAGCAGACCGATGAAGAGGGCCAGTCCGCCAAGCGCGTGGTCGCCGGCAGCATCCAGCAGATCCATGCCCTGGTGAGCGACATTCGCAGCAGTGGCCTGTCCCTGGACAGCCTGCAGCAGGACGTGGCCTCCATCGTCAGCGTACTGGGGGTGATCCGCTCGATCGCCGAGCAGACCAACCTGCTGGCCCTCAACGCCGCCATCGAGGCCGCGCGGGCGGGGGAAGCGGGGCGAGGTTTTGCCGTGGTGGCCGATGAAGTGCGGGCCCTGGCCAGCCGGACCCAGCAGAGTACCCAGGAGATCCAGGGCATGATCGACCGCCTGCAATCGGGTACCCATGCGGCGGTGGAAGCGATGCGTCGTTCCAGCGAGGCCGGTGACGGCACTTCGGTGCAGGCCAACGAGGCGGGCGCCTCCCTGGATGCCATGGCGCAGTTGATCGGCACCATCAACTCGATGAACGCCCAGATCGCCAGCGCCGCCGAAGAACAGACCGCCGTGGCCGAGGAAATCAACCGCAGCGTGCATCAGATCGCCGTGGCGGTGGACAGCGTCGCCGACGAAACCCAGCGGGGCGCCCAGACTTCCCGCAGCCTCAACGACCTGGGCCAGCGCCTGGGCAAGCTGGTGGGGCAGTTCCGCATCTGA
- a CDS encoding Na+/H+ antiporter family protein has product MNAVIAAVGVMLVLSLSRVHVVIALIIGALVGGLTGGLGIEATLKAFNAGLGGGATVALSYALLGAFAVAIAKSGMAHALADKALAMVDRQDAAGGSGVKWVLIGLLGTVAVASQNILPIHIAFIPLLVPPLLYVLTKLQLDRRLIACVMTFGLITPYMFLPVGFGNIFLNEILLANIARSGVDVSGINVTHAMGIPALGMVFGLVLSFFTYRRKRVYDLKKIARAEQVAVRYNPLSLAVAGLAVAAAFAIQLLLDSMIIGALVGFLIFSISGVVRWRETDDLFTEGMKMMAMIGFIMIAASGFAEVMKATGEVQSLVETSAAWIDHNKGVGALMMLLVGLLVTMGIGSSFSTVPILTTIFVPLCLQLGFSPLAIVCIVGTAGALGDAGSPASDSTLGPTSGLNIDGQHHHIWDTVVPTFIHYNLPLLAFGWVAAMVL; this is encoded by the coding sequence ATAAATGCAGTAATTGCCGCGGTTGGCGTCATGCTGGTGCTCAGCCTGTCCCGCGTGCATGTGGTGATCGCGCTGATTATCGGCGCATTGGTGGGTGGCCTGACCGGCGGCCTGGGTATCGAGGCCACGCTCAAGGCGTTCAACGCAGGCCTTGGCGGCGGGGCGACAGTGGCATTGTCCTACGCCTTGCTTGGAGCGTTCGCGGTAGCGATTGCCAAGTCCGGCATGGCCCATGCCTTGGCCGACAAGGCCCTGGCCATGGTGGACCGCCAGGACGCCGCTGGTGGCTCCGGTGTGAAATGGGTGCTGATCGGTTTGCTGGGGACGGTCGCGGTCGCTTCCCAGAACATCCTGCCGATCCACATCGCCTTCATCCCGCTGCTGGTGCCGCCGCTGCTCTATGTGCTGACCAAGCTCCAGCTGGATCGTCGGCTGATCGCCTGCGTCATGACCTTCGGCCTGATCACCCCCTACATGTTCCTGCCGGTGGGCTTCGGCAACATCTTCCTCAATGAAATCCTGCTGGCCAACATCGCCCGCAGCGGCGTGGATGTCAGTGGCATCAACGTCACGCACGCCATGGGTATCCCGGCGCTGGGCATGGTCTTCGGCCTGGTGCTGTCGTTCTTCACCTATCGCAGGAAACGCGTCTACGACCTGAAGAAGATCGCCAGGGCCGAACAAGTGGCGGTGCGCTACAACCCGTTGAGCCTGGCGGTGGCCGGGTTGGCAGTGGCTGCGGCGTTCGCCATCCAGCTGCTGCTGGACTCGATGATCATCGGTGCCCTGGTCGGCTTCCTGATTTTCTCCATCTCGGGGGTGGTGCGCTGGCGCGAAACCGACGACCTGTTCACCGAAGGCATGAAGATGATGGCGATGATCGGCTTCATCATGATCGCCGCGTCGGGTTTTGCCGAGGTGATGAAGGCCACCGGTGAAGTCCAGAGTCTGGTGGAGACGTCGGCGGCGTGGATCGACCACAACAAGGGCGTCGGTGCGCTGATGATGTTGCTGGTGGGCTTGCTGGTCACCATGGGCATCGGCTCGTCGTTCTCCACGGTGCCGATCCTGACGACGATTTTCGTGCCGCTGTGCCTGCAGCTGGGCTTCAGCCCCCTGGCCATCGTCTGCATCGTCGGCACGGCCGGCGCCCTGGGCGACGCCGGCTCGCCTGCCTCGGACTCGACCCTGGGCCCGACCTCCGGCCTGAACATCGACGGCCAGCACCACCACATATGGGACACCGTGGTGCCGACCTTCATCCACTACAACCTGCCGCTGCTGGCGTTTGGTTGGGTGGCGGCGATGGTGCTGTAG
- a CDS encoding PepSY domain-containing protein, which produces MKLNLRARSPWLLALLTFCSVVMARDLDQDEALQLRQQGVILPLEHLLQQALDRHPGAKLLEAELEEKHGVYIYEVELLDTDGVVRELDLEAKTGRLLKDKED; this is translated from the coding sequence ATGAAGCTTAATCTACGCGCCCGCAGTCCCTGGCTGCTGGCGCTGCTGACGTTTTGTTCGGTGGTCATGGCTCGCGACCTGGACCAGGACGAAGCCCTGCAATTACGCCAGCAGGGCGTGATACTGCCCCTTGAGCATCTGCTGCAACAGGCGCTGGACCGGCATCCCGGCGCCAAGTTGCTGGAAGCCGAGCTGGAGGAAAAGCACGGGGTCTATATTTACGAGGTCGAGCTGCTGGATACCGACGGCGTCGTGCGCGAGCTGGACCTGGAGGCCAAGACCGGCCGTTTACTCAAAGATAAGGAAGATTGA
- a CDS encoding AI-2E family transporter, with translation MNRKMLQNKAQMSLLVLVTVAFIWILLPFYGAVFWAVILAIVFAPMQRRVQLKFGWQRNVTSLFTLSICVLIAILPVIVISMLLVQEGTALYKSLESGELDVADYLARFKEALPPYFQNLFDRFGLGNLNGLRDRIVKSAMQGSEFFATQAFSFGQGTFQFLVSFFVMLYLLFFFLRDGAELARKVRAAVPLAEYQKRRLQLKFNRVVRATVKGNLLVAITQGALGGLIFWILGIPTVLPWAVLMAFLSLLPAVGAGLVWAPVAVYFLLSGAIWQGVVLTLFGVFVIGLVDNFLRPILVGKDTKMPDYLVLVSTLGGLAVFGLNGFVIGPLIAALFISCWALFVESQPKVKLP, from the coding sequence ATGAATCGAAAGATGCTGCAGAACAAAGCCCAGATGTCGCTGTTGGTGCTGGTCACCGTCGCGTTCATCTGGATCCTGTTACCCTTCTACGGAGCGGTCTTCTGGGCGGTGATCCTGGCCATTGTCTTTGCGCCGATGCAGCGTCGCGTGCAGCTGAAGTTCGGCTGGCAGCGCAACGTCACCTCGCTGTTCACCCTCAGTATCTGCGTGCTGATCGCGATCCTGCCGGTGATCGTCATCAGCATGCTGCTGGTGCAGGAGGGCACGGCCCTCTACAAGAGCCTGGAGAGCGGCGAGCTGGACGTTGCCGATTACCTGGCCCGGTTCAAGGAAGCCTTGCCCCCGTATTTCCAGAACCTGTTCGACCGTTTCGGCCTGGGTAACCTGAACGGGTTGCGCGACAGAATCGTCAAGAGCGCCATGCAGGGCAGCGAGTTCTTCGCCACCCAGGCCTTCAGCTTCGGCCAGGGGACTTTCCAGTTCCTGGTCAGCTTCTTCGTGATGCTCTATCTGCTGTTCTTCTTCCTGCGCGATGGCGCGGAACTGGCGCGCAAGGTGCGCGCCGCCGTACCGCTGGCCGAATACCAGAAGCGTCGGCTGCAATTGAAGTTCAACCGGGTGGTGCGGGCGACCGTCAAGGGCAACCTGCTGGTGGCGATCACCCAAGGGGCGCTGGGTGGGCTGATTTTCTGGATCCTGGGCATCCCGACGGTGTTGCCATGGGCGGTGCTGATGGCGTTCCTGTCCCTGTTGCCTGCCGTTGGCGCGGGGCTGGTGTGGGCGCCGGTGGCGGTGTATTTCCTGCTGTCGGGGGCGATCTGGCAAGGTGTGGTGCTGACGCTGTTCGGCGTGTTCGTGATCGGGCTGGTGGATAACTTCCTGCGTCCGATCCTGGTGGGCAAGGACACCAAGATGCCTGATTACCTGGTGCTGGTGTCGACCCTGGGCGGCCTGGCGGTGTTCGGGCTCAACGGGTTCGTGATCGGCCCCTTGATCGCCGCGCTGTTCATCTCGTGCTGGGCGCTGTTCGTGGAAAGCCAGCCCAAGGTGAAGCTGCCTTAG
- a CDS encoding ATP-binding protein gives MRSIQRRLSLGLIGVMVVVGLVLAQTSLWLFELGLQRYLEAGLRNDSESLLVALVRGPQGLQLDERRLSPAYLRPFSGHYFRIDFADVHWRSRSLWDQELPRLEHPGLHSNLKLGPEGQKLLVLRTDYRRLGQAISISVAQDYTPVRDSFLRMQQVGLGLGLAGLLLILFLQRITVRRALRPLEAAREQIAQLQRGQRSQLDEQVPRELEPLVAQINHLLAHTEDSLKRSRNALGNLGHALKTPLAVLQSLASNEKLDPYPELRKLLLEQLEQVRQRLNRELNRARLSGDALPGAHLDCDAELPGLLATLNMIHGEHLHLAYVAPPGLHLPWDREDLLELLGNLLDNACKWADAEVRLTVTETAGTFSLAVEDDGPGIPEDRRDQVFSRGTRLDEQTDGHGLGLGIVRDIVDTWSGTLALHDSEWGGLKVVIELPKR, from the coding sequence GTGAGGTCCATCCAGCGGCGCCTGAGCCTGGGCCTGATCGGTGTGATGGTGGTGGTCGGCCTGGTCCTGGCGCAGACCAGCCTGTGGTTGTTCGAGCTGGGTTTGCAGCGTTACCTGGAAGCCGGGCTGCGCAACGACAGCGAGAGCCTGCTGGTGGCCCTGGTGCGCGGCCCCCAGGGGTTGCAGCTGGATGAGCGCCGCTTGTCGCCGGCCTATCTGCGCCCGTTTTCCGGGCACTATTTCCGCATCGATTTTGCCGATGTGCATTGGCGCTCCCGCTCCCTTTGGGACCAGGAATTGCCCCGGCTCGAGCATCCGGGCCTGCACAGCAACCTGAAACTGGGGCCCGAAGGGCAGAAGCTGCTGGTGCTGCGTACCGACTACCGGCGCCTGGGCCAGGCGATCTCCATCAGCGTGGCCCAGGACTACACGCCAGTGCGCGACAGTTTCCTGCGCATGCAACAGGTCGGCCTCGGCCTCGGCCTGGCCGGCCTGCTGCTGATCCTGTTTCTGCAACGGATCACGGTGCGCCGGGCCTTGCGTCCATTGGAGGCGGCCCGGGAACAGATCGCCCAGCTACAGCGCGGGCAGCGCTCGCAGCTCGATGAACAAGTGCCCCGGGAGCTGGAGCCGTTGGTGGCGCAGATCAACCACCTGCTGGCCCATACCGAGGACAGCCTCAAGCGTTCGCGCAATGCCCTGGGCAACCTGGGCCATGCCTTGAAGACCCCGCTGGCGGTGCTGCAAAGCCTGGCCTCCAACGAAAAGCTCGATCCCTATCCGGAGCTGCGCAAGCTGTTGCTCGAACAGCTGGAACAGGTGCGGCAGCGCCTCAATCGCGAGCTCAACCGTGCCCGGCTGTCCGGCGATGCGTTGCCCGGCGCGCACCTGGACTGTGACGCTGAGTTGCCGGGGCTGCTGGCGACCCTGAACATGATCCATGGCGAGCACCTGCACCTGGCGTACGTCGCACCGCCCGGGCTGCACTTGCCCTGGGACCGCGAAGACCTGCTGGAACTGCTGGGCAACCTGCTGGACAACGCCTGCAAATGGGCCGACGCCGAAGTGCGCCTGACCGTCACCGAAACCGCCGGGACATTCAGCCTGGCGGTGGAGGACGATGGCCCGGGGATTCCCGAGGACCGGCGTGACCAGGTGTTCAGCCGGGGCACGCGCCTGGACGAACAGACCGACGGCCATGGCCTCGGGCTCGGTATCGTGCGCGACATCGTCGACACCTGGAGCGGTACGCTGGCACTGCATGACAGCGAGTGGGGCGGGCTGAAGGTCGTGATCGAACTGCCCAAGCGCTGA
- a CDS encoding response regulator transcription factor yields MRLLLVEDHVPLADELMAGLARQGYAVDWLADGRDAVYQGSTEPYDLIILDLGLPGVPGLEVLAQWRAGGLSTPVLILTARGSWAERIEGLKAGADDYLTKPFHPEELHLRIQALLRRSHGQVNQPTLQAAGLHLDEGRQCVVRDGTDIQLTAAEFRLLRYFMLHPEQILSKSHLSEHLYDGETERDSNVLEVHVNHLRRKLGRSVIETRRGQGYLFGGQAQ; encoded by the coding sequence ATGCGCCTGCTTCTGGTGGAAGATCACGTTCCCCTGGCCGACGAGTTGATGGCCGGGCTTGCACGACAGGGTTATGCCGTCGACTGGCTCGCCGATGGGCGCGATGCGGTGTACCAGGGCAGTACCGAGCCCTATGACCTGATCATCCTCGACCTCGGCCTGCCCGGGGTGCCGGGGCTCGAGGTGCTGGCCCAGTGGCGTGCCGGCGGCCTGAGCACCCCGGTGCTGATTCTCACGGCCCGTGGTTCCTGGGCCGAGCGCATCGAAGGTCTCAAGGCCGGCGCGGACGACTACCTCACCAAGCCGTTTCATCCCGAAGAGCTGCACCTGCGGATCCAGGCGCTGCTGCGTCGCTCCCATGGCCAGGTCAACCAACCGACGCTCCAGGCCGCCGGGCTGCATCTGGACGAAGGGCGTCAATGCGTGGTCCGCGACGGTACGGACATCCAGCTCACGGCTGCCGAGTTTCGCCTGTTGCGCTATTTCATGCTTCACCCTGAACAGATCCTCTCCAAGAGCCATCTCTCCGAGCACCTGTATGACGGCGAAACCGAGCGCGATTCCAATGTGCTGGAGGTTCACGTCAATCACCTGCGGCGCAAGCTGGGACGCAGCGTGATCGAGACCCGTCGTGGGCAGGGCTATCTGTTCGGCGGACAGGCGCAATGA
- the trhP gene encoding prephenate-dependent tRNA uridine(34) hydroxylase TrhP codes for MPLVAPELLAPAGTLKNMRYAFAYGADAVYAGQPRYSLRVRNNEFDHANLALGIGEAQAMGKRFYVVVNIAPHNAKLRTFLKDLEPVIAMAPDALIMSDPGLIMLVRRHFPEMPIHLSVQANTVNWASVEFWQQQGLSRIILSRELSLEEIAEIRQQVPAMELEVFVHGALCMAYSGRCLLSGYLNRRDANQGSCTNACRWKYSAQPAMENVTGEIVQSYQPEPTLGLGAPTDQVFLLQEANRPDESMPAFEDEHGTYIMNAKDLRAVQHVERLTRMGVHSLKIEGRTKSHFYCARATQVYRRAIDDAVAGREFDRSLMTDLESLAQRGYTEGFLRRHVHDEYQNYQNGSSVSERQQFVGELTGERRERLAEVRVKNRFGLGDHMELMTPKGNFHFDLHQLQNAKGQSIDVAPGDGHVVYVPIPDAVDLRFGLLMRDVQAP; via the coding sequence ATGCCCCTCGTAGCCCCCGAACTGCTCGCCCCCGCCGGCACCCTGAAAAACATGCGCTATGCCTTCGCCTACGGAGCCGATGCGGTGTACGCCGGCCAGCCGCGCTACAGCCTGCGGGTGCGCAACAATGAATTCGATCACGCCAACCTGGCCCTGGGCATCGGCGAGGCCCAGGCCATGGGCAAGCGGTTTTACGTGGTGGTCAACATCGCCCCGCACAACGCCAAGCTGCGCACCTTCCTCAAGGATCTGGAACCTGTGATCGCCATGGCGCCGGATGCGCTGATCATGTCCGACCCGGGACTGATCATGCTGGTTCGCCGGCATTTCCCAGAGATGCCCATCCACCTGTCGGTCCAGGCCAACACGGTGAACTGGGCAAGCGTGGAGTTCTGGCAGCAACAGGGCTTGAGCCGGATCATCCTGTCCCGGGAGCTGTCCCTGGAGGAAATCGCCGAGATTCGCCAGCAGGTCCCGGCCATGGAGCTGGAAGTGTTCGTCCATGGCGCGCTGTGCATGGCCTATTCCGGGCGCTGCCTGCTGTCGGGATACCTGAACCGGCGCGACGCCAACCAGGGCAGTTGCACCAATGCCTGTCGCTGGAAGTATTCGGCGCAACCGGCCATGGAAAACGTGACCGGCGAAATCGTGCAGAGCTACCAGCCCGAACCCACGCTCGGCCTGGGCGCCCCCACGGACCAGGTATTCCTGCTCCAGGAGGCCAATCGCCCGGACGAGTCCATGCCCGCCTTCGAGGACGAGCACGGCACCTACATAATGAACGCCAAGGACCTGCGTGCGGTCCAGCACGTGGAGCGGCTCACCCGCATGGGGGTGCACTCGCTGAAGATCGAAGGCCGGACCAAGTCCCACTTCTATTGCGCCCGTGCCACCCAGGTTTACCGCCGGGCGATCGACGACGCCGTGGCCGGCCGGGAATTCGACCGCAGCCTGATGACCGACCTCGAATCACTGGCCCAGCGCGGCTACACCGAAGGCTTTCTGCGGCGGCATGTGCACGATGAATATCAGAACTACCAGAACGGCAGCTCGGTGTCGGAGCGCCAGCAGTTCGTCGGCGAACTGACCGGCGAGCGTCGCGAGCGCCTGGCGGAAGTAAGGGTCAAGAACCGCTTCGGCCTGGGCGATCACATGGAATTGATGACACCCAAGGGCAACTTCCACTTCGACCTGCATCAGTTGCAGAACGCCAAGGGCCAGAGCATCGACGTCGCCCCGGGGGATGGACATGTGGTGTACGTGCCGATCCCGGACGCGGTGGATCTGCGGTTCGGGTTGTTGATGCGGGATGTGCAGGCACCCTAG
- a CDS encoding PepSY domain-containing protein produces the protein MNRLTAFFIAMSMALGAGLAQARDLDAGEAQKLQDAGTIQSFEKLKAAALAQHPGATLTDVELEEEYGKYIFQVDLRDAKGIDWDLELDAVTGKVLKNHQDT, from the coding sequence ATGAACCGCCTGACTGCCTTTTTCATCGCGATGTCCATGGCCCTCGGCGCCGGCCTGGCCCAGGCTCGAGACCTTGATGCCGGCGAAGCCCAAAAACTGCAGGACGCTGGTACCATTCAGTCCTTTGAAAAACTCAAGGCCGCAGCCCTGGCCCAGCACCCTGGTGCCACGCTGACGGATGTCGAGCTGGAGGAAGAGTACGGCAAGTACATCTTCCAGGTGGACCTGCGCGATGCCAAGGGCATCGACTGGGACCTTGAATTGGATGCTGTGACCGGCAAGGTGCTCAAGAATCATCAGGATACGTAA